One genomic window of Monodelphis domestica isolate mMonDom1 chromosome 1, mMonDom1.pri, whole genome shotgun sequence includes the following:
- the SRSF6 gene encoding serine/arginine-rich splicing factor 6: MPRVYIGRLSYHVREKDIQRFFSGYGRLLEVDLKNGYGFVEFEDSRDADDAVYELNGKDLCGERVIVEHARGPRRDRDGYSYGSRSGGGGGYSSRRATGRDKYGPPVRTEYRLIVENLSSRCSWQDLKDFMRQAGEVTYADAHKERTNEGVIEFRSYSDMKRALDKLDGTEINGRNIRLIEDKPRTSHRRSYSGSRSRSRSRRRSRSRSRRSSRSRSRSASKSRSRSKSRSRSKDHSRSRSKGRKSRSKSKSKAKSDRGSRSRSRSKAKSEKSRSRSRSPSPKENGKGETKSKSRSRSQSHSNSPQPPPPSKARSESPPVKRATSVSHSRSRSRSRSSSRD, from the exons ATGCCGCGCGTCTACATTGGGCGCCTCAGCTACCATGTCCGCGAGAAAGACATCCAGCGTTTTTTCAGTGGCTACGGGCGCCTGCTGGAAGTCGACCTGAAAAACGG GTACGGCTTTGTGGAGTTCGAGGACTCCCGCGACGCGGATGATGCCGTTTACGAGCTGAACGGCAAGGACTTGTGCGGAGAACGAGTGATCGTGGAGCACGCCCGGGGCCCCCGCCGGGACCGCGACGGCTATAGCTACGGCAGCCGCA gtggtggtggaggaggatACAGCAGTCGAAGAGCCACTGGCAGAGATAAATATGGACCACCTGTTCGTACAGAGTACAGACTGATTGTAGAAAATCTTTCTAGTCGTTGCAGTTGGCAAGATTTAAAG GATTTCATGAGACAAGCTGGAGAAGTAACATATGCAGATGCTCACAAAGAACGTACAAATGAAGGTGTAATTGAATTTCGTTCCTATTCTGACATGAAACGTGCTTTAGATAAATTGGATGGCACAGAAATAAATGGCAGAAATATAAGACTAATTGAAGATAAACCACGGACAAGCCATAGGAGATCCTATTCTGGAAGCAGATCTAg ATCCAGGTCTAGGCGAAGGTCTCGAAGTAGGAGTCGAAGAAGCAGCCGAAGTAGATCCCGTAGTGCCTCAAAAAGTCGTTccag ATCCAAATCTAGGTCTCGAAGCAAAGATCATTCACGTTCCCGATCAAAAGGCAGGAAGTCTAGATCAAAGAGCAAATCTAAGGCCAAGTCTGATCGAGGCTCTAGATCTCGTAGCAGATCCAAGGCAAAGTCGGAGAAATCACGTAGTAGGTCCAGGTCTCCATCtcccaaagaaaatggaaaaggagaaacaaagtcaaaatcaAGATCAAGAAGCCAGTCTCACTCCAATTCTCCACAACCTCCACCACCATCAAAGGCTCGTTCTGAGTCTCCTCCAGTTAAAAGGGCTACATCAGTATCTCACTCTAGATCTCGGTCACGGTCAAGATCTAGTTCAAGAGATTAA